A single region of the Gemmatimonadaceae bacterium genome encodes:
- a CDS encoding phenylalanine--tRNA ligase subunit beta: AHITGVTVGPSPAWLVERIEAVGGRSINNVVDATNYMLHGFGHPMHAFDLAKLDGRQIVVRRARPGENLVTLDGVDRHLDEKTMVIADGARAQAIAGVIGGRTSEVTEATADIFLEVAAFDAAGVRATRRRLGISTDASYRFERGVDSSAMSGLIEYATDLIIAIAGGRLAGDIIDVGASIPPFRAITLRPARVAQILGVNIPADVIASHLSTVGFTVDMRAGAMTVTVPGYRADVVGEVDLVEEVARLYGYSEFPSDIRPFRPGTVPDAPLDLATDRVRTAALAAGLFEARPMPFVRTGDDILRVRNPLADDEAFLRTSVLESLASRAEYNLAHMQRNVRLFEVGTVFSAERDPHTGAPAERLRVGAVVMGERRPAHFTEPRPPVFDEWDAKALGLALARAAYPVSIIDAVPASDGDLWTLTVDAVKAGSVALLPLDAPVWASAAFGIEIDLESNPQVAPAPSVSPAPGHAAPQTGTVRETPVATFRRYSPIPANPAMQVDLALIVPDSVAAATVETHIRQQAGELLESLVLFDEFRGPGVQSGNRSIAWALTFRHRERTLRDREIEGRIAKILKSLETALGIRQRTS, from the coding sequence GAGCCCATATAACTGGTGTTACGGTCGGCCCGAGTCCGGCCTGGCTGGTCGAGCGGATTGAGGCGGTAGGCGGGCGCTCGATCAATAACGTTGTCGACGCCACGAACTACATGCTTCATGGATTCGGACATCCCATGCATGCGTTCGATCTGGCAAAACTGGACGGACGGCAAATAGTCGTGCGACGGGCACGGCCAGGGGAGAATCTCGTTACCCTCGATGGTGTCGACCGGCACCTCGACGAGAAAACGATGGTTATCGCGGACGGAGCACGCGCGCAGGCGATCGCCGGCGTGATCGGCGGCAGGACAAGCGAAGTCACCGAGGCGACTGCAGATATTTTCCTCGAAGTGGCGGCGTTCGACGCCGCCGGCGTGCGAGCGACTCGTCGCCGGCTTGGTATCTCCACCGACGCCAGCTACCGATTCGAGCGCGGTGTGGATTCGTCTGCGATGTCCGGGCTGATCGAGTACGCGACAGATCTCATCATTGCGATTGCGGGGGGCAGGCTCGCCGGGGATATCATCGACGTGGGTGCGTCTATTCCCCCGTTCAGAGCAATCACCCTTCGACCTGCCCGCGTTGCTCAGATCCTTGGCGTCAACATTCCCGCGGATGTAATTGCGAGCCATCTGTCGACCGTTGGCTTCACTGTCGATATGCGTGCCGGCGCCATGACTGTGACGGTGCCCGGCTACAGGGCAGACGTGGTCGGCGAAGTCGATCTGGTCGAGGAGGTCGCCCGCCTTTACGGATACTCTGAGTTTCCTTCCGACATTCGACCGTTTCGGCCTGGCACCGTGCCCGACGCACCGCTTGACCTCGCCACAGACCGTGTTCGCACTGCTGCGCTGGCCGCCGGTCTGTTCGAGGCCCGGCCCATGCCGTTCGTCCGGACTGGCGACGATATCCTGCGCGTTCGGAATCCGCTCGCTGATGACGAAGCGTTCCTTCGGACCTCGGTTCTCGAGTCGCTTGCGAGCCGAGCTGAGTACAACCTCGCGCACATGCAGCGAAACGTGAGACTGTTCGAGGTTGGGACGGTGTTTAGCGCTGAGCGCGACCCGCATACCGGTGCCCCGGCCGAAAGACTGCGTGTCGGTGCAGTCGTGATGGGCGAGCGCAGGCCTGCTCATTTCACCGAGCCGCGGCCTCCCGTGTTTGATGAATGGGACGCGAAAGCGCTTGGACTGGCTCTGGCCCGTGCCGCTTACCCTGTGTCAATCATCGACGCGGTCCCGGCAAGTGATGGCGACCTCTGGACCCTGACTGTCGACGCGGTGAAGGCCGGCTCGGTGGCACTTCTTCCACTCGATGCACCTGTCTGGGCGTCAGCTGCCTTCGGCATCGAGATTGACCTCGAGAGTAATCCACAGGTTGCCCCTGCTCCCTCAGTATCACCGGCGCCCGGCCACGCCGCTCCTCAAACGGGGACTGTCCGCGAGACGCCTGTAGCAACATTCAGGCGCTATTCGCCTATTCCCGCGAATCCAGCGATGCAGGTAGACCTCGCCCTGATCGTCCCCGATTCCGTAGCCGCTGCCACTGTCGAAACCCATATACGGCAGCAGGCCGGAGAGCTGCTCGAGTCACTCGTGCTGTTCGACGAGTTCCGCGGCCCCGGTGTTCAGTCGGGAAACAGAAGTATTGCGTGGGCGTTGACGTTCCGGCATCGCGAGCGCACACTACGTGACAGGGAAATTGAGGGTCGCATCGCGAAGATTCTTAAATCGCTCGAGACAGCACTTGGCATCAGACAACGAACGTCCTGA
- a CDS encoding cell division protein ZapA: protein MTVRRNTVKVTIVGGEYTLKTETSPEHTQAVAAYVDRAIGETMESEARLEIHKAAILAALRIAGELFEARAEASRLSARIDGLAEEIRPWLPPAKRRD from the coding sequence GTGACGGTACGCCGGAACACGGTCAAAGTCACCATCGTCGGCGGTGAGTACACCCTGAAAACGGAGACCAGCCCGGAACACACGCAGGCGGTTGCTGCCTACGTCGATCGAGCGATTGGCGAGACGATGGAGAGCGAAGCAAGGCTGGAGATCCACAAAGCTGCGATTCTCGCGGCGCTCAGAATTGCCGGCGAGCTGTTCGAGGCGCGTGCTGAAGCCAGCCGCCTTTCGGCACGAATCGATGGTCTGGCCGAGGAAATACGTCCCTGGCTCCCTCCCGCAAAGCGGCGCGATTAG
- the rny gene encoding ribonuclease Y, producing MTDSAWLTAAGALLVAAASAVFFIVGQGRGRRSEVSRQLSARSTAEETAKRVLDDAAREAESMRKNAVLTGKEELIGLREDWELEARKRRDEIEVEERRVVEKEGLLDRKYDVLEQRERDAVAQVAEVTRRHESLAARDQELDRLVAEERRRLEQLAGLSAQEAKNELMQRLADEAQADAANRLRDIRETAKRNADREAKKIIALAIQRIAADQTAETTVSAVSLPNDEMKGRIIGREGRNIRAFELATGVDVIIDDTPDTVVVSCFDPVRREVARLSLEKLVADGRIHPGRIEEVVAKSREEVDIGIIDTGERAAYASGVHGLHQEVIKLIGRMRWRTSYGQNILNHSQEVAWLAGIMAAELGLDVAMARRGALLHDMGKVLTHEHEGTHVQLGVEMATRYGEHPLVINCIAAHHDDVPHESEISVLVQAADAISGSRPGARREAFETYVKRLEGLEKIASSYRGVEKVFAIQAGREVRVIVTPDEVDDVRMSSLSEEIARRIEAELQYPGQIKVVLIRETRAVDFAR from the coding sequence ATGACTGATTCGGCGTGGCTTACCGCGGCCGGCGCTTTGCTTGTCGCCGCCGCCTCCGCGGTTTTTTTTATTGTTGGGCAGGGCAGGGGAAGACGTTCTGAGGTCTCGAGGCAGCTCAGCGCCCGTTCGACGGCCGAGGAGACCGCAAAGCGCGTCCTCGACGACGCCGCCCGCGAAGCCGAGTCGATGCGCAAGAACGCGGTTCTTACCGGGAAGGAAGAACTGATCGGGCTTCGGGAGGACTGGGAGCTCGAGGCCCGAAAAAGGCGTGACGAGATAGAGGTAGAGGAACGCCGCGTCGTGGAGAAAGAAGGCCTCCTTGACCGCAAGTACGATGTGCTCGAACAGCGCGAGCGGGACGCTGTCGCGCAGGTTGCTGAAGTCACGCGCCGGCACGAGTCCCTTGCCGCCCGCGATCAGGAGCTCGACCGGCTGGTCGCCGAAGAAAGGCGCAGGCTCGAGCAGCTCGCCGGACTTTCCGCCCAGGAGGCGAAGAACGAGCTGATGCAGCGACTGGCTGACGAGGCTCAGGCAGACGCCGCCAACCGGCTGCGTGATATCCGCGAGACGGCCAAGCGAAACGCTGACCGGGAAGCGAAGAAGATCATCGCGCTGGCCATCCAGCGGATTGCCGCCGACCAGACCGCCGAGACGACGGTTTCCGCAGTATCGCTGCCAAATGACGAGATGAAAGGCCGCATCATCGGCCGCGAGGGGCGAAACATCCGCGCGTTCGAGCTCGCCACAGGCGTCGACGTCATCATCGACGATACGCCCGATACCGTGGTGGTTTCATGTTTTGATCCGGTACGACGAGAGGTCGCACGGCTGTCACTGGAAAAACTGGTCGCCGACGGACGAATCCATCCGGGGCGGATCGAAGAGGTGGTTGCCAAGTCGCGTGAGGAAGTCGATATCGGAATCATCGATACCGGCGAGCGGGCGGCATACGCGAGCGGCGTCCACGGGCTGCACCAGGAAGTTATCAAGCTCATCGGCCGCATGCGCTGGCGGACAAGTTATGGCCAGAACATTCTGAATCACTCGCAGGAAGTCGCGTGGCTGGCCGGCATAATGGCGGCTGAACTCGGGCTCGATGTTGCGATGGCCCGCCGCGGTGCGTTGCTGCACGATATGGGGAAGGTCCTCACGCATGAACACGAGGGCACTCATGTCCAGCTCGGTGTCGAGATGGCCACCAGATACGGCGAGCACCCGCTGGTGATCAACTGTATCGCGGCGCATCACGACGACGTTCCCCACGAGAGCGAGATTTCGGTTCTGGTGCAGGCCGCGGATGCTATTTCCGGATCGCGCCCCGGGGCTCGGCGCGAGGCTTTCGAGACCTATGTAAAGCGGCTCGAAGGGCTCGAGAAGATTGCATCGAGTTACCGCGGCGTTGAGAAAGTGTTTGCGATTCAGGCCGGCCGGGAGGTGCGTGTCATTGTCACCCCCGACGAGGTGGACGATGTTCGCATGTCGTCGCTGAGCGAAGAGATTGCGCGCCGAATCGAGGCCGAGCTCCAGTATCCCGGACAGATAAAAGTCGTGCTCATCCGCGAGACCCGCGCGGTGGATTTTGCCCGCTGA
- the folD gene encoding bifunctional methylenetetrahydrofolate dehydrogenase/methenyltetrahydrofolate cyclohydrolase FolD, whose product MPAELIDGVAIARAIRNDIATDVEALVARGVRPGLAVVLVGENPGSEVYVRAKSKACEEAGIHSVTIRLSATSPQAELLEIIGGLNGDPLIHGILVQMPLPPQMDADAVIRWIDPAKDVDGFHPVNVGKLIVGERDGFVPCTPAGVQELLKRSQIETGGRHCVIVGRSNIVGKPMAALMMQDTETANCTVTVCHRHTADLSEHTRRADILIVATGRAGLITGDMVKPGAVVVDVGVNRVTDASASRGFRLVGDVDFESVRKVASRITPVPGGVGPMTIAMLLSNTVRSAARAALLIPAHRSAGHSGTFA is encoded by the coding sequence TTGCCCGCTGAGCTAATCGACGGTGTAGCGATTGCACGCGCGATCCGCAACGACATTGCGACGGATGTGGAAGCACTGGTCGCCAGGGGAGTGAGGCCCGGCCTGGCGGTAGTACTCGTCGGTGAGAATCCCGGCAGTGAGGTATACGTACGGGCAAAGAGCAAGGCCTGTGAGGAGGCCGGAATCCACAGCGTTACCATCAGGCTTTCGGCAACCTCGCCCCAGGCCGAGCTTCTGGAGATCATTGGCGGATTGAATGGGGATCCATTAATTCATGGCATTCTCGTTCAGATGCCTCTGCCGCCGCAGATGGATGCCGACGCCGTGATCCGATGGATTGACCCGGCCAAGGATGTCGATGGTTTTCATCCGGTGAATGTCGGCAAGCTGATCGTGGGCGAACGCGATGGCTTCGTGCCATGCACTCCTGCCGGAGTTCAGGAGCTTTTGAAGCGTTCGCAGATCGAAACCGGTGGCCGGCACTGCGTGATCGTCGGACGCAGCAATATTGTCGGCAAGCCGATGGCTGCCCTCATGATGCAGGACACGGAGACGGCCAACTGCACCGTGACCGTCTGCCACCGGCATACGGCGGACTTGAGCGAGCATACCCGTCGCGCCGATATTCTCATTGTGGCTACGGGGCGGGCCGGCCTCATTACAGGCGATATGGTAAAGCCCGGTGCGGTGGTTGTCGACGTCGGCGTGAATCGCGTCACAGACGCGAGTGCAAGTCGGGGCTTCCGGCTCGTCGGGGACGTCGACTTCGAATCGGTACGAAAAGTTGCCTCCCGAATCACCCCCGTCCCAGGAGGCGTCGGCCCAATGACGATTGCGATGTTGCTTTCCAACACGGTTCGCTCTGCGGCGCGAGCGGCGTTGCTCATCCCAGCACACCGAAGCGCCGGGCACTCGGGGACGTTCGCATGA
- the xseA gene encoding exodeoxyribonuclease VII large subunit has product MKAPRGHLSFDFAGPPADTGAPGAVPGATRESAVSIGDLNETARALVERSFGQFWVRGEVVDFKPHRNGHWYFSLRDRMAQMACVVWSRDQYRIPAPPDDGMQVVALVQMTMFVARGTLQLKVIRLEAAGEGLWRKAMDLTIARLNAEGLTAQERKKPIPRFAKNIAVITSPGGAALQDIISVARRRRPGVQIVVCPAVVQGDTAVREVCRAIARVMRWGEADLLIIGRGGGSREDLWAFNDERVARAIAACPIPVITAVGHEIDVSVCDLVADLRAATPSVAAETAVLALADLLAVLESQRFRITSAAERRNATALGGLRNTARDLRAAANRGAERRRREVSAIAGRLHALSPLATLARGYAVARNLSGETLASASQFSHGQEFDLLLQDGVVEARVAAIAREPA; this is encoded by the coding sequence ATGAAAGCGCCCCGAGGACACCTATCGTTCGATTTTGCCGGACCGCCGGCAGATACTGGGGCACCGGGCGCGGTGCCCGGTGCTACCCGTGAGTCGGCCGTAAGCATCGGAGATCTCAACGAGACAGCCAGGGCACTTGTCGAGCGGTCGTTTGGTCAGTTCTGGGTGCGCGGAGAAGTGGTGGACTTCAAGCCGCATCGGAATGGACACTGGTATTTCTCCCTGCGCGACAGGATGGCGCAGATGGCTTGCGTGGTGTGGTCGCGGGATCAGTATCGAATTCCCGCGCCTCCTGACGACGGGATGCAAGTAGTCGCTCTGGTGCAGATGACGATGTTCGTCGCTCGGGGAACGCTGCAGCTCAAGGTCATTCGCCTCGAAGCCGCGGGCGAGGGTCTGTGGCGAAAGGCAATGGATCTGACCATTGCGAGGCTAAATGCCGAGGGTCTCACGGCGCAGGAGCGAAAAAAGCCGATTCCGCGTTTCGCGAAAAACATCGCTGTCATTACGAGCCCCGGAGGCGCTGCGCTGCAGGATATCATTTCTGTTGCGCGCCGCCGGCGGCCGGGTGTGCAGATCGTGGTGTGCCCGGCAGTGGTGCAGGGCGACACGGCAGTGCGGGAGGTATGTCGGGCGATCGCGCGGGTGATGCGGTGGGGAGAAGCTGACCTTCTCATCATCGGCCGGGGCGGCGGATCGCGCGAAGATCTCTGGGCATTCAACGATGAACGCGTTGCCCGCGCGATCGCAGCTTGCCCGATTCCGGTCATCACTGCAGTGGGGCATGAAATTGACGTTTCGGTGTGCGACCTCGTAGCAGACCTTCGCGCGGCGACCCCCTCGGTTGCAGCCGAGACCGCCGTACTGGCGCTTGCCGATTTACTGGCTGTGCTCGAGTCGCAGCGGTTTCGTATCACGTCGGCCGCCGAGCGGCGAAACGCGACCGCGCTGGGGGGTCTTCGCAACACCGCGCGTGACCTTCGTGCCGCCGCAAATCGGGGTGCGGAAAGACGGCGCAGGGAGGTTTCGGCCATAGCCGGCCGCCTCCACGCGCTCAGCCCGCTGGCAACGCTTGCCCGCGGTTATGCGGTTGCGAGAAACCTGAGCGGCGAAACTCTCGCTTCGGCCTCGCAGTTCAGCCATGGCCAGGAATTCGATCTGCTGCTGCAGGATGGGGTCGTTGAAGCGCGCGTGGCGGCGATCGCACGGGAACCCGCCTGA
- a CDS encoding S8 family serine peptidase — protein MDDDDGSGNARAGDIVDGLEWVLQNHISPAVVNLSYGDDGSTGGSFAVLQALQSLADNGVVVVVLAGNHNRDAYLWRANRVSPGLVVAAAGWLSFDQSIYRMAYSNFGSTVDLFAPGDGTYAAINASSQAFGTFGGTSGASPFVAGAVAQILEAYPSLSPADVEYWIKANSTPGVISGTMPGDPNLFLSRW, from the coding sequence ATCGACGATGACGATGGTAGCGGTAACGCGCGTGCGGGTGACATCGTCGATGGGCTGGAATGGGTGTTGCAAAATCACATTAGTCCTGCGGTCGTCAATCTGAGCTACGGCGACGATGGTAGCACCGGCGGCAGTTTTGCCGTCTTGCAGGCTTTACAGAGTCTAGCCGACAACGGCGTTGTCGTTGTGGTGCTTGCTGGAAACCACAACCGTGATGCGTATTTATGGCGCGCGAACAGAGTATCACCTGGGTTAGTAGTAGCTGCCGCTGGCTGGCTTTCTTTCGATCAATCTATTTATCGAATGGCGTATTCCAATTTCGGCTCGACCGTCGACCTTTTTGCGCCCGGCGATGGAACCTACGCAGCCATCAACGCCTCGAGCCAGGCCTTCGGCACCTTCGGAGGCACGTCCGGCGCTTCGCCATTCGTCGCTGGAGCAGTGGCACAGATTCTGGAGGCGTATCCGTCTCTTTCGCCCGCCGACGTTGAGTATTGGATCAAGGCGAATTCGACACCGGGCGTCATTTCCGGCACGATGCCGGGCGATCCGAATCTGTTTCTTTCGCGATGGTAG
- a CDS encoding exodeoxyribonuclease VII large subunit, producing MSSCAQQRTTSALLDMRTVERDLRAAMVRGTERRRLKVGGTAGRLNALSPLGVMERGYAVARNLAGGALTSALQFVADQKFILVLHDGTVIARTDAGA from the coding sequence ATCTCGAGTTGCGCACAGCAGCGCACGACATCGGCGCTGCTCGATATGCGGACCGTCGAGCGCGACCTTCGCGCGGCGATGGTGCGTGGCACCGAGAGACGGCGCTTAAAGGTGGGTGGTACGGCAGGGCGTCTTAACGCGCTAAGCCCGCTGGGCGTGATGGAGCGGGGTTACGCCGTCGCGAGAAACCTGGCCGGCGGGGCGCTAACCTCAGCGTTGCAGTTTGTTGCGGACCAGAAATTTATTCTGGTGCTTCACGATGGGACGGTAATCGCGCGCACTGACGCGGGCGCGTAA
- the rpsO gene encoding 30S ribosomal protein S15 has protein sequence MAFQKTATIEKFRTHDTDTGSAQVQVAVLTENINYLTQHFRTHAKDHHSRQGLLKMVGKRRRLLDYLKRTDLEGYRKIIADLGLRH, from the coding sequence ATGGCATTTCAGAAGACCGCGACGATCGAGAAGTTCCGCACCCACGACACAGACACCGGCTCGGCCCAGGTACAGGTTGCAGTTCTCACGGAGAACATCAACTACCTCACCCAGCACTTTCGCACCCATGCGAAAGACCATCACAGCCGGCAGGGCCTGTTGAAGATGGTCGGCAAGCGTCGTCGGTTGCTGGACTACCTCAAGCGGACAGACCTCGAAGGCTACCGCAAGATCATCGCCGATCTTGGCCTCCGCCACTAG
- a CDS encoding polyribonucleotide nucleotidyltransferase: MIQRIEREFAGRTLSIETGRMAKQAAGSALVRFGDTMVLAAITASEKESPLPFFPLTVEYKDKAYAAGKIPGGFIKREGRPHDTEILKCRIIDRSIRPLFPEGFKNEIQVFIYVISADQENDGDMLALLATSFALNASKVPFAGPIAGVRIARVQDNWILNPTFQQLPYSDMDIVVAGSNDSIMMVEGGAIEISEADTLEAITVAHGGIKELIAMQEELLAQGRTEKMAWKKPEPSGSLVTRVKALAEGRIVEAINQADKHTRIQAVERVKAEVSTALLTEFPDNGKDISTLVGDAEYDSLRAQVLNSGARVDGRGPKDVREITIDTSVLPRAHGSALFTRGQTQALVAITLGTAQDVQRLDSIDDAGETTKSFMLHYNFPPFSTGEVRPMRGTSRREIGHGNLAERALQSVLPPFEEFPYTIRIVSDVLESNGSSSMASVCGGSLSLFDAGVPIRGAVAGVAMGLIKEGDKYAILTDILGTEDHLGDMDFKVAGTEAGITSIQMDIKIQGLSLEIMKEALAQAREGRLHILEEMKKALDGPRADLSAYAPRIVTMNISPEKIGELIGPKGKTIRGIQEETGAELTVDDSGLVTIAAVGGDAMERARQMVQALTAEPIIGDTYEGTVKSTTAFGAFVEIMPGTEGLVHISELKHGRTDKTEDVVKKGDRVKVKLLERDERGRLRLSMKALVPKEDAGSGESPFQPSSDSTRGNGSPPETMDGTAVESGEGVTAEAGGQSDDRPRRPRSRPPRGGGGRGRE, encoded by the coding sequence ATGATACAACGCATCGAACGTGAGTTCGCCGGCCGCACGCTCTCAATCGAGACCGGCCGCATGGCAAAACAGGCAGCAGGCTCGGCCCTGGTACGGTTTGGCGATACGATGGTCCTCGCCGCCATCACCGCCAGCGAAAAGGAAAGCCCGCTCCCATTCTTTCCCCTGACAGTCGAATACAAGGACAAGGCCTACGCAGCCGGAAAAATTCCGGGCGGCTTCATCAAGCGTGAAGGACGGCCACACGATACGGAGATCCTCAAGTGCCGGATCATCGATCGGTCCATCCGCCCGCTGTTCCCGGAAGGATTCAAGAACGAGATCCAGGTTTTCATCTACGTCATCTCCGCAGATCAGGAGAATGACGGCGACATGCTGGCGCTCCTCGCCACATCCTTTGCACTGAACGCATCGAAAGTCCCGTTTGCTGGCCCGATCGCAGGCGTTCGCATCGCGCGGGTTCAGGACAACTGGATTCTCAACCCGACATTTCAGCAGCTCCCCTACAGCGACATGGACATCGTCGTTGCCGGCTCGAACGACTCGATCATGATGGTGGAAGGTGGCGCCATCGAGATCAGCGAAGCTGACACGCTCGAAGCAATCACGGTTGCGCACGGCGGGATCAAGGAACTGATCGCCATGCAGGAAGAGTTGCTTGCCCAGGGACGCACCGAAAAAATGGCGTGGAAGAAGCCGGAACCATCCGGGAGTCTCGTCACCCGCGTCAAGGCTCTCGCGGAAGGCAGGATTGTCGAGGCGATCAATCAGGCAGACAAGCACACCCGCATTCAGGCAGTGGAGCGCGTCAAGGCCGAGGTCTCGACCGCACTGCTCACTGAATTTCCGGACAACGGGAAGGACATTTCGACGCTCGTCGGAGATGCCGAGTACGATAGTCTTCGCGCGCAGGTCCTGAACAGCGGCGCCCGCGTCGACGGCCGTGGCCCGAAGGACGTTCGAGAGATCACCATCGACACGTCGGTCTTGCCGCGCGCACACGGTTCGGCGCTTTTCACTCGCGGCCAGACGCAGGCACTCGTTGCCATCACTCTTGGAACCGCGCAGGACGTCCAGCGTCTCGACTCCATCGACGATGCCGGCGAGACCACAAAGTCGTTCATGCTGCACTACAACTTCCCGCCGTTCTCGACAGGTGAAGTCCGCCCAATGCGCGGCACGAGCCGTCGCGAAATCGGCCACGGAAATCTCGCCGAGCGTGCGTTGCAAAGCGTGCTCCCTCCGTTCGAAGAATTTCCCTACACCATCCGGATTGTTTCCGACGTTCTCGAGTCCAATGGCTCGTCGTCGATGGCCTCTGTGTGCGGTGGCTCGCTGTCCCTGTTCGATGCCGGCGTGCCCATTCGCGGCGCTGTCGCGGGCGTCGCAATGGGCCTGATCAAGGAGGGCGACAAGTACGCCATCCTCACCGACATTCTGGGCACCGAGGATCACCTCGGTGATATGGACTTCAAGGTTGCTGGAACGGAAGCCGGCATCACGTCCATCCAGATGGACATCAAGATTCAGGGCCTGTCGCTCGAGATCATGAAAGAGGCCCTGGCGCAGGCGCGCGAAGGCCGCCTCCACATTCTCGAGGAAATGAAAAAGGCGCTTGACGGTCCGCGCGCCGACCTCTCCGCTTATGCACCACGCATCGTGACGATGAACATCAGCCCCGAGAAAATCGGCGAGCTCATCGGCCCCAAGGGCAAGACGATCCGTGGAATTCAGGAGGAGACCGGTGCGGAGCTCACGGTCGACGACTCGGGGCTCGTTACGATCGCGGCCGTGGGTGGAGACGCCATGGAGCGCGCGCGTCAGATGGTGCAGGCTCTCACCGCCGAACCGATTATCGGCGATACGTACGAAGGAACCGTCAAGAGCACAACTGCCTTTGGCGCGTTCGTGGAAATCATGCCGGGCACCGAAGGCCTCGTTCATATCTCGGAACTCAAGCATGGCCGTACCGACAAGACAGAAGACGTGGTCAAGAAAGGCGACCGCGTAAAGGTCAAGCTTCTCGAGCGCGATGAACGCGGGCGCCTTCGTCTGTCGATGAAGGCTCTTGTTCCCAAGGAAGATGCGGGCAGTGGCGAATCGCCATTTCAGCCTTCATCGGATAGCACCAGAGGAAATGGTTCACCGCCCGAGACAATGGACGGGACGGCCGTCGAGAGCGGCGAAGGGGTTACGGCCGAAGCCGGCGGGCAGTCCGACGATCGTCCCCGGCGTCCACGAAGTCGTCCGCCTCGCGGCGGCGGAGGTCGCGGCCGAGAGTGA
- a CDS encoding pitrilysin family protein, with protein sequence MSGLATTDDVALRRTVLPNGLTVLSEHMPGVRSVALGGWVRAASLHEGADVVGVSHMLEHMVFKGTSTRSAKDIALSLETLGGSLDAYTSREHTAYQARVLDDDVGIAAEVLADLIFNPLLRQSDLDLERKVVLEEINTVDDTPDDLVFELHGAELWGEHALGRPILGTRDTVAALGVDDLLALHKRAYHPDQIVVAASGNIEHDRLVAVLEQTGWADVPAGGQSRLQCPPASPLPPVVRHFEREGAQTHIILGSRAMNHADPRRYAMSLVGMLLGGGMSSRLFQRIREELGLAYSVYTFQSYHRDAGDHGIYVGTAPETAALATEAICDELEKISREGIPLDELTGGKSQLKGQITLSLESVSSRMYRAAGVELYDEQYRTLDELLALVDAIDGDTVDEVCAEFFAPDAQTIVSLGPRAAA encoded by the coding sequence GTGAGCGGTCTGGCGACGACGGATGATGTAGCACTTCGCCGCACTGTATTGCCAAACGGTCTGACCGTACTCTCGGAGCACATGCCGGGAGTACGGTCGGTCGCATTGGGGGGATGGGTGCGCGCCGCATCGCTTCATGAAGGCGCTGACGTGGTGGGCGTGTCGCACATGCTCGAGCACATGGTGTTCAAAGGGACGTCAACCCGCTCTGCGAAAGACATCGCGTTGTCGCTCGAGACTCTCGGCGGCTCTCTCGATGCTTATACATCACGCGAGCACACCGCCTATCAGGCCCGGGTCCTTGACGACGACGTGGGGATTGCCGCCGAAGTACTGGCTGACCTCATCTTCAATCCGTTGCTTCGGCAGTCCGATCTCGATCTGGAGCGCAAGGTAGTTCTCGAGGAAATCAACACCGTCGATGACACGCCGGATGATCTGGTCTTCGAGCTGCACGGTGCCGAATTGTGGGGAGAGCATGCTTTGGGGCGGCCTATTCTCGGTACGCGGGATACAGTTGCGGCACTCGGCGTTGATGACCTTCTCGCGCTCCACAAACGTGCGTACCATCCCGATCAGATTGTAGTTGCAGCGTCGGGGAACATCGAGCACGATCGTCTCGTTGCGGTACTCGAGCAGACCGGATGGGCGGATGTGCCTGCGGGGGGGCAATCGCGGTTGCAGTGCCCGCCAGCGTCGCCTCTGCCCCCTGTTGTACGCCATTTCGAGAGGGAGGGTGCCCAGACTCATATCATACTCGGGTCGCGCGCAATGAATCATGCAGATCCGCGGAGGTACGCGATGAGCCTCGTCGGCATGCTGCTCGGTGGTGGCATGAGCTCGCGGCTTTTTCAGCGGATTCGTGAAGAGCTTGGGCTGGCGTACTCCGTTTACACATTTCAGTCCTACCACCGAGACGCAGGCGATCACGGCATCTACGTTGGAACGGCACCTGAAACGGCAGCACTCGCGACGGAGGCGATTTGCGATGAGCTCGAGAAAATTTCCCGCGAAGGGATACCGCTCGACGAGCTCACTGGTGGAAAAAGCCAGCTGAAGGGTCAGATTACCTTATCTCTTGAAAGCGTCTCATCCCGGATGTACCGGGCGGCGGGAGTTGAGCTCTACGATGAGCAGTATCGCACGCTGGACGAATTGCTTGCGCTCGTCGATGCAATCGACGGCGACACTGTTGACGAAGTCTGCGCCGAATTCTTTGCGCCCGACGCGCAAACTATTGTAAGTCTGGGTCCCCGCGCCGCAGCCTAG